The Panthera uncia isolate 11264 chromosome C1 unlocalized genomic scaffold, Puncia_PCG_1.0 HiC_scaffold_3, whole genome shotgun sequence genome includes a region encoding these proteins:
- the LOC125910880 gene encoding gamma-crystallin C isoform X1 yields the protein MGKITFYEDRGFQGRCYECSSDCPNLQPYFSRCNSIRVDSGCWMLYEQPNYQGRQYFLRRGDYPDYQQWMGVSDVVRSCCLIPQQTSSHRLRLYEREDHKGLMMELSEDCSCIQDRFHLSEVRSLHVLEGCWVLYEMPNYQGRQYLLRPQEYRRYHDWGAVDAKAGALRRVVDLY from the exons ATGGGGAAG ATCACCTTCTACGAGGACCGGGGCTTCCAGGGCCGCTGCTACGAGTGCAGCAGCGACTGCCCCAACCTGCAGCCCTATTTCAGCCGCTGCAACTCCATCCGCGTGGACAGCGGCTGCTGGATGCTCTACGAGCAGCCCAACTACCAGGGCCGCCAGTACTTCCTGCGGCGCGGGGACTACCCGGACTACCAGCAGTGGATGGGCGTCAGCGACGTGGTCCGCTCCTGCTGTCTCATCCCCCAG CAGACGAGCTCTCACAGGCTGCGACTGTATGAGAGAGAGGACCACAAAGGCCTCATGATGGAGCTGAGCGAGGATTGCTCCTGCATCCAGGACCGCTTCCACCTGAGTGAGGTCCGCTCCCTCCACGTGCTGGAGGGCTGCTGGGTCCTCTATGAGATGCCCAACTACCAGGGGCGGCAATACCTGCTGAGGCCCCAAGAATACAGGCGGTACCACGACTGGGGGGCCGTGGATGCTAAGGCAGGCGCATTGAGGAGGGTGGTGGATTTATACTAA
- the LOC125910880 gene encoding gamma-crystallin C isoform X2 translates to MGKITFYEDRGFQGRCYECSSDCPNLQPYFSRCNSIRVDSGCWMLYEQPNYQGRQYFLRRGDYPDYQQWMGVSDVVRSCCLIPQTSSHRLRLYEREDHKGLMMELSEDCSCIQDRFHLSEVRSLHVLEGCWVLYEMPNYQGRQYLLRPQEYRRYHDWGAVDAKAGALRRVVDLY, encoded by the exons ATGGGGAAG ATCACCTTCTACGAGGACCGGGGCTTCCAGGGCCGCTGCTACGAGTGCAGCAGCGACTGCCCCAACCTGCAGCCCTATTTCAGCCGCTGCAACTCCATCCGCGTGGACAGCGGCTGCTGGATGCTCTACGAGCAGCCCAACTACCAGGGCCGCCAGTACTTCCTGCGGCGCGGGGACTACCCGGACTACCAGCAGTGGATGGGCGTCAGCGACGTGGTCCGCTCCTGCTGTCTCATCCCCCAG ACGAGCTCTCACAGGCTGCGACTGTATGAGAGAGAGGACCACAAAGGCCTCATGATGGAGCTGAGCGAGGATTGCTCCTGCATCCAGGACCGCTTCCACCTGAGTGAGGTCCGCTCCCTCCACGTGCTGGAGGGCTGCTGGGTCCTCTATGAGATGCCCAACTACCAGGGGCGGCAATACCTGCTGAGGCCCCAAGAATACAGGCGGTACCACGACTGGGGGGCCGTGGATGCTAAGGCAGGCGCATTGAGGAGGGTGGTGGATTTATACTAA
- the LOC125910881 gene encoding gamma-crystallin D, translating into MGKITFYEDQGFQGHHYECSSDHSNLQPYFSRCNSVRVDSGCWMLYEQPNYLGCQYFLRRGDYPDYQQWMGLSDAVRSCRLIPHAGSHRIRLYEREDYRGQMVEITEDCPSLQDRLHFNEIYSLHVLEGSWVLYEMPNYRGRQYLLRPGDYRHYHDWGATSARVGSLRRVMDYY; encoded by the exons ATGGGGAAG ATCACCTTCTACGAGGACCAGGGCTTCCAGGGCCACCACTACGAGTGCAGCAGTGACCACTCCAACCTGCAGCCCTATTTCAGCCGCTGCAACTCGGTGCGCGTGGACAGCGGCTGCTGGATGCTCTATGAGCAGCCCAACTACTTGGGCTGCCAGTACTTCCTGCGGCGCGGGGACTACCCGGACTACCAGCAGTGGATGGGCCTCAGCGACGCGGTCCGCTCCTGCCGCCTCATCCCCCAC GCTGGCTCCCACAGGATCAGGCTCTACGAGAGGGAAGATTACAGAGGCCAGATGGTAGAGATCACTGAGGACTGCCCGTCTCTTCAAGACCGCTTGCACTTCAATGAGATCTACTCCCTCCACGTGTTGGAGGGCTCCTGGGTCCTCTACGAGATGCCCAACTACCGGGGACGGCAGTACCTGCTGAGGCCAGGGGACTACAGGCACTACCATGACTGGGGGGCCACGAGTGCCCGAGTGGGCTCTTTGAGGAGGGTCATGGATtactattga
- the LOC125910882 gene encoding gamma-crystallin F-like: MGKITFYEDRGFQGRHYECSSDHPNLQPYFSRCNSIRVDSGCWMLYEQPNYSGCQYFLRRGDYPDYQQWMGLSDAVRSCRLIPHTSSHRIRIYEREDYRGQMVEITEDCSSLHDRFHFSEIHSFQVLEGYWVLYEMPNYRGRQYLLRPGDYRRYHDWGATSARVGSLRRAAEYY, translated from the exons ATGGGGAAG ATCACCTTCTACGAGGACCGGGGCTTCCAGGGCCGCCACTACGAGTGCAGCAGTGACCACCCGAACCTGCAGCCCTATTTCAGCCGCTGCAACTCCATCCGCGTGGACAGCGGCTGCTGGATGCTCTACGAGCAGCCCAACTACTCGGGCTGCCAGTACTTCCTGCGGCGAGGGGACTACCCGGACTACCAGCAGTGGATGGGCCTCAGCGACGCGGTCCGCTCCTGCCGCCTCATCCCCCAC ACCAGCTCCCACAGGATCAGGATTTATGAGCGAGAGGACTACAGGGGCCAGATGGTAGAGATCACCGAGGACTGCTCCTCGCTTCATGACCGCTTCCACTTCAGCGAGATCCACTCCTTCCAAGTGCTGGAGGGCTACTGGGTCCTCTACGAGATGCCCAACTACCGGGGGCGGCAGTACCTGCTGAGACCGGGGGACTACAGGCGCTACCACGACTGGGGGGCCACGAGTGCCCGAGTGGGCTCTTTGAGGAGAGCCGCGGAAtactattga